One genomic segment of Gottschalkia acidurici 9a includes these proteins:
- a CDS encoding DUF6648 family protein — translation MEEIKTESIFESFFKYRDSLIIQYENGEISKRELLQENFNSVQRMNIEPFAYVNSYEKGMYNYQYYNVLAKYYNMLAGEIKENYKLVRKYNEYREKINQYYAKKDQSTLQLLKFLKFENMEAYFIKVESRYLNNKLYEIVLKDYEYAIFHSKSRWLLRVLREERVFIEKKRKSKIDEYINEKY, via the coding sequence TTGGAAGAAATCAAAACTGAAAGTATTTTTGAATCATTTTTTAAATATAGAGATTCACTAATAATTCAATATGAAAATGGTGAGATAAGCAAAAGAGAGCTTTTGCAAGAGAACTTTAATTCTGTTCAGAGAATGAATATAGAACCTTTCGCTTATGTAAACAGCTATGAAAAGGGAATGTATAACTATCAATATTATAATGTACTAGCAAAGTATTATAATATGTTAGCAGGAGAAATAAAAGAAAATTATAAGCTTGTAAGAAAATATAATGAATATAGAGAAAAGATTAATCAATATTATGCGAAAAAAGATCAATCTACTTTGCAATTATTAAAATTTTTAAAATTTGAAAATATGGAGGCTTACTTCATAAAAGTGGAGTCTAGATATCTAAATAATAAACTTTATGAAATAGTCTTAAAAGATTATGAGTATGCTATATTTCATTCTAAAAGCAGATGGTTACTAAGAGTATTAAGAGAAGAAAGAGTATTTATAGAAAAGAAAAGAAAGTCTAAAATTGATGAATATATAAATGAAAAATATTAA
- a CDS encoding GerMN domain-containing protein: MKNKIWTLVLALILIFSLAGCDSGEKTDTSKEGQVSQVEKEKDTDEGKEEEKVNNGQSKEEEKEEKTVKVYFSDNQATKLVEKEIKVTLDKDKPLEEVVIEKLKDDSKDPELFNAVNEKIKIKSVTVKDKTANVDISSENLSGGSTEEVFLIDSIVSSLTSLDNIEKVQFLVDGKKVDTLMGHMEVAEPFTKKDVTTNIIKAQ; this comes from the coding sequence ATGAAAAATAAAATTTGGACCTTAGTATTAGCATTAATTTTAATATTCTCTCTTGCAGGATGCGATAGTGGAGAAAAAACTGATACTTCGAAAGAAGGACAAGTAAGTCAAGTTGAAAAAGAGAAAGATACGGATGAAGGCAAAGAAGAAGAAAAAGTAAATAATGGTCAATCTAAAGAAGAAGAAAAAGAAGAAAAAACAGTTAAAGTTTATTTCTCTGATAATCAGGCTACAAAATTAGTAGAAAAAGAAATTAAAGTAACTTTAGATAAAGATAAGCCTTTAGAAGAAGTAGTAATAGAAAAATTAAAAGACGATTCAAAAGATCCTGAATTGTTCAATGCTGTAAATGAAAAAATTAAAATTAAAAGTGTTACAGTAAAAGATAAAACAGCTAATGTAGATATATCTAGTGAAAATTTAAGTGGAGGTTCAACAGAGGAAGTTTTCTTAATTGATTCGATAGTCTCTTCACTAACTAGCTTAGATAACATAGAAAAAGTACAATTCTTAGTAGATGGTAAAAAAGTAGATACTTTAATGGGACATATGGAAGTAGCAGAACCTTTCACTAAGAAAGATGTAACAACTAATATAATTAAAGCTCAATAG
- a CDS encoding CBS domain-containing protein has protein sequence MKIKDIMTHNVSTISSSSSIQDAAREMKELDVGVIPVMCSKTKQNVGLLTDRDIIVRAISEGKSLSSSVKDIMSANPITVSPDTEVSEAAKLMSQNQIRRLPVVEKGKLVGIVSLGDLAVDNKCSHKAGSALSSISESTPFTTY, from the coding sequence ATGAAAATTAAAGATATAATGACTCATAATGTTTCTACAATTAGCTCAAGTTCTAGCATACAGGATGCTGCAAGAGAAATGAAAGAGCTAGATGTTGGTGTAATACCAGTTATGTGCAGCAAAACTAAGCAAAATGTAGGATTATTAACTGATAGAGATATAATAGTAAGAGCTATATCAGAAGGAAAAAGCTTAAGCTCTTCTGTAAAAGATATAATGTCTGCAAACCCTATAACTGTATCTCCAGATACAGAGGTTTCAGAAGCAGCAAAGTTAATGTCACAAAATCAAATAAGAAGACTTCCTGTAGTTGAAAAAGGAAAGTTAGTAGGAATAGTATCTTTAGGAGACCTAGCTGTAGATAATAAGTGTTCACATAAAGCAGGAAGTGCCCTGTCAAGCATATCTGAGTCTACACCATTTACAACTTACTAG
- a CDS encoding aminotransferase class V-fold PLP-dependent enzyme, which yields MFFKNKHSINNIRNHIVGVDTKVPLGNGKKSIYINFDNAASTPSLSPVLDKVNEFLEVYSSIHRGTGYKSLLSTDAYEESREIVADFVNCDKSKNTIIFTKNTTESINKLSYRLNLSPNDIVIITEMEHHSNDLPWRNKANVVTVDLLDDGTLNLDDLELKLKAYRGRVKLVSVTGCSNVTGYINDIHYISSLAHKYGAEILVDAAQLIPHRKINMSGSKSDDFIDYLAFSSHKMYAPFGTGVLIGPKSTFEKGDPEYVGGGNVLAVSRNSVYWSDPPEKDEAGTPNVIGAVALAESIKILKEVGLNNIKNHEKELLNHMFKSLESINGLDLYSSKNKKVRDSMVAVIPFNLKGFHHSFLANLLSSEGGIGVRNGCFCAHPYVHSLLKLTPSQISELQRDILFGRLHKVPGLVRVSFGMYNTKKEVNSFIKTLKHITENKKELEREYKHLKEFQLV from the coding sequence GTGTTTTTCAAAAATAAGCATAGCATTAATAATATTCGAAATCACATAGTTGGAGTAGATACAAAGGTTCCTCTTGGAAACGGCAAAAAGAGTATATACATTAATTTTGATAATGCAGCAAGTACACCCTCTCTTTCACCAGTTTTAGATAAAGTTAATGAATTTTTAGAAGTATACTCTAGTATACACAGAGGAACTGGTTATAAATCCTTGTTATCTACCGATGCATATGAAGAATCTCGTGAAATAGTAGCTGACTTTGTTAATTGCGATAAAAGTAAAAATACAATTATATTCACTAAAAATACTACTGAGTCTATAAATAAGCTTTCATACAGATTAAATCTTTCTCCTAATGATATAGTTATAATAACTGAAATGGAACATCATTCAAATGACTTACCTTGGAGAAACAAAGCAAATGTAGTTACTGTAGATTTGCTAGATGATGGGACACTAAACTTAGATGATTTAGAACTAAAGTTAAAAGCATATAGAGGTCGTGTAAAGTTAGTAAGTGTAACAGGGTGCTCTAATGTTACTGGGTACATAAACGATATCCATTATATTTCTAGCTTAGCTCATAAGTATGGCGCTGAAATTCTTGTAGATGCAGCCCAGTTAATTCCTCACAGAAAAATAAATATGTCTGGATCTAAGAGTGATGATTTTATAGACTATTTAGCCTTCTCTTCTCATAAGATGTATGCCCCTTTTGGTACTGGTGTTCTAATAGGTCCAAAGTCTACATTTGAAAAAGGAGATCCTGAATATGTAGGTGGTGGAAACGTACTTGCAGTATCTCGAAATAGTGTATATTGGTCTGATCCACCTGAAAAAGATGAAGCTGGAACACCTAATGTTATTGGAGCAGTAGCACTAGCTGAAAGTATTAAGATTTTAAAAGAGGTCGGTCTAAATAATATAAAAAACCATGAAAAAGAACTTCTCAATCATATGTTTAAAAGTCTAGAGTCCATAAATGGACTGGATTTATATTCGTCTAAAAATAAAAAGGTTAGAGATAGTATGGTAGCTGTTATACCTTTCAACCTTAAAGGCTTTCATCATTCTTTCCTTGCCAATCTATTATCTTCTGAGGGGGGTATAGGAGTCAGAAATGGATGTTTTTGTGCCCACCCTTATGTTCATAGTTTACTTAAACTTACTCCTTCACAAATATCAGAACTACAAAGAGATATTCTGTTTGGTAGACTTCATAAGGTGCCTGGATTAGTTAGAGTTAGCTTCGGAATGTACAATACGAAAAAAGAAGTAAATAGTTTTATAAAGACATTAAAGCACATTACTGAAAATAAAAAAGAACTAGAAAGAGAGTATAAACATCTTAAAGAATTCCAATTAGTTTGA
- the pssA gene encoding CDP-diacylglycerol--serine O-phosphatidyltransferase — translation MEIKRNIPNLFTLSNLSLGVLAIIHMFSEDYYMAALLILIAGFLDRFDGLLARKLKATSSIGKELDSLCDLISFGIAPAILIWNIKLIDLGSIGSIITILFAVSGAYRLARYNVTEFQGVYVGIPITIAGGLIAIISLYTMRYSMNTYVSAFITLFLAYSMISTKIRLKKR, via the coding sequence ATGGAGATCAAGAGAAACATACCAAATTTATTCACACTATCAAATCTTTCATTAGGAGTACTAGCTATAATTCATATGTTTAGTGAGGATTATTATATGGCAGCTCTTCTAATACTAATAGCTGGATTTTTAGATAGATTTGATGGATTATTAGCAAGAAAGCTTAAGGCTACTAGTAGTATAGGAAAAGAGCTAGATTCATTATGTGACCTTATATCTTTTGGAATAGCTCCTGCTATACTTATATGGAACATAAAACTCATTGACTTAGGTAGCATAGGGAGTATAATAACTATACTTTTTGCAGTTAGTGGAGCTTATAGACTGGCTAGATATAATGTTACGGAGTTTCAAGGAGTGTATGTGGGAATACCTATTACTATAGCAGGAGGATTAATTGCTATTATTTCTTTATATACTATGAGATATAGCATGAATACTTACGTTTCTGCATTTATAACATTATTTTTAGCATATTCGATGATAAGTACAAAGATAAGACTTAAAAAGAGATAG
- a CDS encoding RsmF rRNA methyltransferase first C-terminal domain-containing protein, whose protein sequence is MKLPDLFLSRMENLLQDEYKSFLETYQQNHLKGLRINTLKISVEDYLSMSPFKLEQVPWIKEGFYIEEDELRPGKHPHYHCGLYYLQEPSAMIPVEVLDVKPNDKVLDISAAPGGKSTQIASKLNGTGLLVANDISPKRIKALYKNIELCGIKNAIITNESPEKLSNKFNSYFDKILVDAPCSGEGMFRRDPKSTKSWSDFSIEKCCGLQKEILEFVANMLKPGGRLVYSTCTFSPEENEGTIEWFLNKFPEFEVEEIKNIQELESGRPEWIDARQDLVKARRLWPHKTKGEGHFIVCLTKKEGCPKEGTDTKFKYENNEIEEYLKFINENFYMEKLDKRYTINVHRKQDKVYMIPDEAPDTSGIKVVNIGVYLGKIVKTRFEPSEAFAMSIKKDEFKNTISFDVNSIEAKKYLKGETIIIDGEKGWKLICIDNFPVGWAKLVDGVLKNNYCQEWRMN, encoded by the coding sequence ATGAAGTTACCAGATTTATTTTTAAGTAGAATGGAGAATTTACTACAGGATGAATACAAATCTTTTTTAGAAACATACCAACAAAATCATCTTAAAGGATTAAGAATAAATACACTCAAGATATCTGTGGAAGATTATTTATCTATGTCTCCATTTAAATTAGAACAAGTTCCGTGGATAAAAGAAGGATTTTATATAGAAGAAGATGAGCTTAGACCTGGAAAGCACCCTCATTACCATTGTGGACTTTATTACTTGCAAGAACCAAGTGCTATGATACCAGTAGAAGTACTAGATGTTAAACCTAATGATAAAGTTCTAGATATTAGTGCTGCACCAGGAGGAAAAAGTACTCAGATAGCTTCAAAATTAAATGGAACTGGTTTGTTAGTTGCAAACGATATTAGTCCTAAAAGGATCAAGGCACTATATAAAAATATAGAACTGTGTGGTATAAAAAATGCTATAATAACGAATGAAAGCCCTGAAAAACTTTCTAATAAATTTAACTCTTACTTTGATAAAATACTTGTAGATGCACCTTGTTCTGGTGAAGGTATGTTTAGGAGAGATCCTAAATCTACTAAAAGTTGGAGTGATTTTTCAATAGAAAAATGCTGCGGATTACAAAAAGAGATATTGGAATTTGTGGCTAATATGCTTAAACCAGGTGGAAGGCTAGTTTATTCAACTTGTACTTTTTCACCAGAAGAGAATGAAGGAACTATAGAATGGTTTTTAAATAAGTTTCCTGAATTTGAAGTAGAAGAAATAAAAAATATACAAGAATTAGAGAGTGGAAGACCAGAGTGGATAGACGCAAGACAAGATTTGGTTAAAGCTAGAAGACTATGGCCACACAAGACAAAAGGGGAAGGACACTTTATAGTTTGCTTGACTAAAAAAGAAGGATGTCCGAAAGAAGGAACTGATACTAAGTTTAAGTATGAAAACAACGAAATAGAAGAGTATTTAAAGTTTATAAATGAAAACTTCTATATGGAAAAACTAGATAAAAGATATACTATAAATGTTCATAGGAAGCAAGATAAAGTATATATGATACCAGATGAGGCTCCTGATACATCAGGTATAAAAGTTGTAAATATAGGTGTATACTTAGGAAAGATAGTGAAGACAAGATTTGAACCAAGTGAAGCATTTGCTATGAGTATAAAAAAAGATGAGTTTAAAAATACCATAAGCTTTGACGTTAATAGTATAGAGGCAAAGAAATATTTAAAAGGCGAAACTATAATTATTGATGGCGAAAAAGGTTGGAAATTAATATGTATAGATAATTTCCCCGTTGGATGGGCGAAATTGGTAGATGGAGTGTTGAAAAATAATTATTGTCAAGAATGGAGAATGAATTAA
- a CDS encoding TIGR01212 family radical SAM protein (This family includes YhcC from E. coli K-12, an uncharacterized radical SAM protein.), translating into MKEKNFYNVYSEYLKEKYKEKVYKLPLNLPGTCPNRDGCVGTGGCIFCGEEGGSFENLSNNLSIGEQINSNMDYIKKRYKAKKFIAYFQNFTNTYHPIDKFKEYIEESVVEDVVEISISTRPDCISDAYLECLKEISEKYRVNISIELGLQTVNYHTLEKINRGHTLAEFIDSSLRIKKFGFEICTHLILNLPWDDTIDVIESAKIISSLGINQIKLHSLYIVEGTKISDLYKRNEFEMISKEEYIERVITFLEYLEKNIVIQRLIGRAPEENTLFVNWNTSWWKIKDEILEKMEKENRYQGKKFNYLNGKALKKFK; encoded by the coding sequence ATGAAGGAAAAAAACTTTTATAATGTATACTCAGAATATTTAAAAGAAAAGTATAAGGAAAAAGTATATAAGCTACCATTAAATCTTCCAGGAACATGCCCTAATAGAGATGGATGTGTGGGAACAGGAGGGTGCATATTTTGTGGAGAAGAAGGTGGAAGTTTTGAAAATCTTTCAAATAACCTATCTATAGGTGAACAGATAAATAGTAATATGGATTATATAAAGAAAAGATATAAAGCAAAAAAATTTATAGCGTATTTTCAAAATTTCACCAATACTTATCATCCAATAGATAAGTTTAAAGAATATATAGAAGAGTCTGTAGTGGAGGATGTGGTTGAGATATCTATATCCACCAGACCAGACTGTATATCAGATGCATACTTGGAATGTTTAAAAGAAATATCAGAAAAGTATAGAGTAAATATAAGTATAGAATTGGGACTTCAAACTGTTAATTATCATACATTAGAAAAAATAAACAGAGGACATACATTAGCAGAGTTTATTGATAGCTCATTAAGAATAAAAAAGTTTGGATTTGAAATTTGTACCCACTTAATATTAAACCTTCCATGGGATGATACGATAGATGTTATAGAAAGTGCTAAAATAATATCTTCACTTGGTATAAATCAAATAAAGCTTCATTCACTTTATATAGTTGAAGGTACTAAGATATCTGATCTGTATAAAAGAAATGAATTTGAAATGATTTCAAAAGAAGAATATATAGAAAGAGTTATAACTTTTCTAGAGTATCTTGAAAAAAATATAGTAATTCAAAGACTAATAGGAAGAGCACCAGAAGAAAATACTCTTTTTGTAAACTGGAACACTAGCTGGTGGAAAATAAAAGATGAGATATTAGAAAAAATGGAAAAAGAAAATAGATACCAAGGTAAAAAATTTAACTATTTAAATGGCAAAGCATTGAAGAAGTTTAAATAA
- the rodA gene encoding rod shape-determining protein RodA, producing MSSNKRRFLKKFDFVLFFTVIILSLYGILIISSAAKSSPAGIDTHSYVKTQAVSTALGVLIILFLMKMNYEVLGKLYLFIYVACNLLLLSVFLFGTGTEEWGARSWIRVGPIGFQPAEVAKIGVIICIAKFIEQNQSKINELFTLGKILLFSFVPIALILKQPDFGTAMVYVFFIGVMIFVAGLDLRYILYAALAGILSLPFVWLSLGEYQRDRLFNFLDPSRDSMDSGYQALQSKIAVGSGKIFGMGLYNGSQTQFGFLPEKQTDFIFAVVGEELGLIGALFLLILYFIMMYRLVDIARHSRDTFGTLIVTGIFSMMFIHIFQNIGMTMGLTPITGIPLPFMSYGGTFQLTNLIAIGLALNVSIKRDGLSF from the coding sequence ATGTCGAGTAATAAAAGACGTTTTTTGAAAAAATTTGATTTTGTTTTATTCTTTACAGTAATAATATTGAGTTTGTACGGAATTTTAATTATATCCAGTGCAGCTAAATCATCTCCCGCAGGCATTGACACCCATTCTTATGTGAAAACTCAGGCCGTTTCTACTGCGCTAGGTGTATTAATTATCTTATTTCTAATGAAAATGAATTATGAGGTTCTTGGTAAACTTTATTTGTTCATCTATGTAGCTTGTAATTTATTGTTATTATCAGTATTTTTATTTGGAACTGGTACTGAGGAGTGGGGAGCAAGAAGCTGGATTAGAGTAGGACCAATTGGTTTCCAACCTGCAGAAGTTGCTAAGATTGGAGTTATAATATGTATAGCAAAGTTTATTGAACAAAATCAAAGTAAGATAAATGAGCTTTTTACATTAGGTAAAATATTGTTATTCTCGTTTGTTCCTATAGCTCTTATACTAAAGCAACCTGACTTTGGTACTGCTATGGTTTATGTGTTTTTTATTGGAGTTATGATATTTGTTGCAGGTCTAGATCTAAGATACATTCTATATGCAGCTCTAGCAGGTATATTAAGCTTGCCTTTCGTATGGCTATCTTTAGGTGAATATCAGAGAGATAGGCTTTTTAACTTTTTAGATCCATCCAGAGACTCTATGGATTCAGGATATCAAGCTTTGCAATCTAAAATAGCGGTTGGATCTGGTAAAATTTTTGGTATGGGATTATATAACGGAAGCCAAACTCAATTTGGTTTTTTACCAGAAAAACAGACGGACTTTATATTTGCAGTTGTTGGAGAAGAGTTAGGTCTCATTGGTGCTCTTTTTCTTTTAATATTATATTTTATAATGATGTATAGGCTTGTTGACATAGCCAGACACTCAAGAGATACATTTGGAACTCTTATTGTAACAGGTATTTTTTCTATGATGTTCATTCATATATTTCAAAATATAGGAATGACCATGGGGCTTACTCCTATAACAGGAATTCCCCTTCCTTTTATGAGTTATGGTGGGACTTTTCAACTAACCAACCTTATAGCTATAGGATTAGCTCTAAATGTGAGTATAAAAAGAGATGGTCTTAGTTTCTAA
- a CDS encoding pseudouridine synthase — protein sequence MEKKERLDKVLSNMGYGSRKDVKELCRKGLVKIDGEVIKDRSYKFNPFKSKIELEDEEVIYREYIYLMMNKPQDVISATYDNRSETVIDIIDDEYKIFDPFPVGRLDKDTEGLLLISNDGKLAHQLLSPKKHVEKTYYAEIQGVVTEEDGRKFSEGVYIEDDYKTLPAKLEIIESDQISKINLTIVEGKFHQVKRMFEAVEKKVIYLQRISMGTLKLDEDLELGEYRELTESELNELKESVK from the coding sequence ATGGAAAAAAAAGAACGACTAGATAAGGTATTATCTAATATGGGATATGGAAGTAGAAAAGATGTGAAAGAACTGTGTAGAAAGGGTCTAGTTAAAATAGATGGAGAAGTAATAAAAGATAGATCTTATAAATTCAACCCATTTAAAAGTAAAATAGAATTAGAAGATGAAGAAGTAATTTATAGAGAGTATATATATTTAATGATGAACAAACCTCAAGATGTAATTTCAGCTACTTATGATAATAGAAGTGAAACTGTAATAGATATAATAGATGATGAATATAAAATATTTGATCCATTTCCCGTGGGAAGGTTAGATAAAGATACTGAAGGCTTGCTTTTGATTTCAAATGATGGAAAGTTGGCACATCAATTACTATCTCCTAAAAAACACGTGGAGAAAACTTACTATGCGGAAATACAAGGTGTCGTAACTGAAGAAGATGGGCGAAAATTCAGTGAAGGTGTATATATCGAGGATGATTATAAAACTCTTCCAGCAAAGCTCGAAATAATAGAGTCAGATCAAATATCAAAGATAAACTTGACTATTGTAGAAGGAAAATTTCATCAAGTAAAAAGAATGTTTGAAGCAGTAGAAAAAAAGGTAATATATCTACAGAGAATAAGTATGGGGACATTAAAGTTAGATGAAGATTTAGAACTGGGAGAGTATAGAGAACTAACTGAAAGTGAATTAAATGAATTAAAAGAATCAGTGAAGTAA
- the trmB gene encoding tRNA (guanosine(46)-N7)-methyltransferase TrmB, producing the protein MKYETKKKPGSKEKLLGYKELVITNPQENKGKWKEYLGTEKIHIELGTGRGKFINSLAEQNGEIFHIGIEIKEEVLLNAVEKAHNNSLKNLKFMWTDINNIDEIFDTNEIDRIYINFCDPWPKTRHSRRRLTHRSFLEKYKEILKSDGEIHFKTDNEELFEFSLNEISDSNLKLKDIYLDLYRDKEIETTKTEYEEKFIDLGKKYLV; encoded by the coding sequence ATGAAGTATGAGACGAAGAAAAAACCAGGATCAAAAGAAAAATTATTAGGATATAAGGAGTTAGTTATAACTAATCCACAAGAGAATAAAGGAAAATGGAAAGAATATTTAGGCACTGAAAAGATACACATAGAGCTTGGAACGGGAAGGGGTAAGTTTATAAATTCTCTTGCGGAACAAAATGGAGAGATATTTCATATAGGTATAGAGATTAAGGAAGAAGTTCTTTTAAATGCAGTAGAAAAGGCACACAATAACAGTTTGAAAAATTTAAAATTTATGTGGACAGATATTAACAATATTGACGAAATATTTGATACAAATGAAATTGACAGAATATATATAAACTTTTGTGATCCTTGGCCTAAAACTAGACATTCAAGAAGAAGATTAACTCATAGAAGTTTTTTAGAAAAATATAAAGAGATACTAAAAAGTGATGGAGAAATTCATTTTAAGACAGACAATGAAGAGTTGTTCGAATTTAGCTTAAATGAGATAAGTGATTCAAATCTAAAGTTAAAGGATATATACTTAGATCTATACAGGGATAAGGAAATTGAAACTACTAAAACAGAATATGAAGAGAAGTTCATTGACCTAGGTAAAAAATATTTAGTTTAA
- a CDS encoding RluA family pseudouridine synthase: protein MKEIIIDKNEHNQRVDRFLKKYFSNANMGFIYKMLRKKRIKLNNAKVNPEDIINEGDKIQLYLSDETIDKFIKDEKEIKSDHNLNIVYEDDNIVLINKPKGILSHAVDGNYKEKNIVDQLVSYLYSKGDYNPRLEKTFTPSICNRLDRNTSGIIIGAKNYNTLQCINRAIKSGDVKKYYKCIVKGKIKDSKSLRGFLVKNENNNKVTILQDNKDNSKEIITDIKVLKNSEDYSLLEIDLITGRTHQIRAHLSSINHPIIGDLKYGDSRVNKFFREKYELDNQYLHAYKILFNGLDESLSYLNKKEFICDIDKKLNNIEKSLFL from the coding sequence TTGAAAGAAATAATAATAGACAAAAATGAACATAATCAAAGAGTTGATAGATTTTTAAAGAAATACTTTTCAAATGCTAATATGGGATTTATATATAAAATGTTAAGAAAAAAGCGAATAAAATTAAATAACGCTAAAGTTAATCCTGAAGATATTATAAATGAAGGTGATAAAATACAATTATATCTTTCAGATGAAACTATAGATAAATTTATTAAAGATGAAAAAGAGATAAAATCTGATCACAATTTAAATATAGTTTATGAGGATGATAATATAGTTCTTATAAATAAACCAAAAGGAATACTTTCTCATGCTGTAGACGGAAACTATAAAGAAAAAAATATTGTAGATCAGCTTGTATCATATCTTTATAGTAAAGGAGACTATAATCCAAGACTAGAAAAAACATTTACTCCATCTATATGTAATAGGTTAGATAGAAATACTAGTGGTATTATAATAGGAGCTAAAAACTATAATACTCTTCAATGTATAAATAGAGCTATAAAAAGTGGAGATGTAAAAAAGTATTATAAATGCATAGTAAAGGGTAAAATCAAAGATAGTAAAAGTTTAAGAGGATTTTTAGTTAAAAATGAAAATAATAATAAAGTTACTATACTTCAAGATAATAAGGATAACTCTAAAGAAATAATTACAGATATAAAAGTATTAAAGAACAGTGAAGATTATTCATTACTAGAGATAGATCTAATAACAGGAAGAACACACCAGATAAGGGCTCATCTTTCTTCCATAAATCATCCTATAATAGGAGATTTAAAATATGGAGATTCTAGAGTGAATAAATTTTTTAGGGAAAAGTATGAGTTAGACAATCAATATTTACATGCATATAAAATACTATTTAATGGATTAGACGAGTCACTATCATACTTAAATAAAAAAGAGTTTATTTGTGATATAGATAAGAAGTTAAATAATATAGAGAAAAGTTTATTTCTTTAG